Below is a genomic region from Carassius carassius chromosome 50, fCarCar2.1, whole genome shotgun sequence.
ATTAATACGCATTATACATAGATTTACTGCAAGTGATGAGTAAAATACAGGATAGATGCTTTGTCTTACTGAAAGTTTATTTGACTGTATTGCATATTATTTGACTGTCCTGCAATCTATCAGCATagcttatatatacattttttaactttTGTACTATTTTACTTTTTCCTGATAATtgttatgtatatgtgtgtgtttttaatgagTTGTCAACATACTAAATCATGGCAATAAAGTACTTTGATACtggaaactaaatgaaaattatgcACATATCAGTTTGTGATCTTTACAATAAACCATGGGTTTCCTTCTGTCAGTAAATGCCCTGAGATTTCATTACTGCTGAACTACACTCGCATTTTTGGGCCCATTATGGAGATGAAAATCTATCACTTTCCTCTAGAAAGCAACTGAAGCATTTATTAGGCATCTGCCTGAAGTGTTGCAAATGAAAACATGAGGAAAACCTAAATTAAATCATGTCTGAGTGCTGCCTCTGTGTTAACTTCGTTAGAGCTGGGTCACATCTCTGTCCTCCTTTAACACCATTCATTCAGATCACCAATCGGCTGTTGGAGGTGAGACGTtgtctatgtaaaaaaaaaaaaaagacaggacACTTCTTAAAAATTGATTGATTGGGCTAGATATTGTAAATCCATGCTCGCGTTTACAGCACATCTCGCCACTGTTTAATCCGCGTATGCGCAGTAACCGTCTCTATTGTCTCccggcagcagcagcagcagcgcacgGACGGATCTGCGCGTGCAGGGGAGCGGCACACGCTGACCCGAATCTCCAGGCAGACAGAGGAAGGACGAGCGGACCTGGACCCGTGCACTGGACGGGTATCATGGCTGGTGTATTTTGAGTCAGTCCTCTCTGAATAAGAGAGAGCTTTCTGCATTCAGAGAACTGCGGATGTGTTGTTGCGCGTGTTGATTCTGGGCTGTCCTGTCAGTTGCTTATAAGCGGAGAACGTGTTGCGTTTTTGCTCGCGCGAACGCCTTTATTATCACCCCCTTGTTCCCTAAGGTGATTATTAAGACTTTAAGTCCATGATTCGACCAGGAAAATGGGCTGTTGCGTCTGCGAGACACAGCTGTTTTAGTCAGACTTGACAGCCGCGGATTTTAGCGCTTGTTTGTGTCGCTTGTTTGAAGGAGGTTCGAGAAGCGCCGCAGGGAGATCCGTGACACCCTTTCCGCGACACCCCCACCCATATTTAGCGGATACTTTTGGATGGGGGGTAAACAGAGTACGACGGGGCGGCCCAGGGGAGCTTTTCCCGGTGTCTCGACTGATGACAGCGCGGTGCCACCCTCGGCCCACTTCGGGCACTACCGGCCAGGTGGCACGATGGGACTGCGCAGCCGTTCGGTGAGCTCCGTGGCAGGGATGGGCATAGATCACAGCGCCACGGTGCCCTTCGGGTTTTACACCCCTAGGGGAACAGACTCGGACAGAGCCGGAGGGGGGTCTGGCTCAGATCCCGCTCATAGCGGGAATGGATACCAAGAAACGGGCGGCGGGCACCACACGGACGGTATGCTTTACCTGGGGTCCCGGGCGTCGCTGGCAGACACGTTGCCCCTGCACATCGCGCCCCGGTGGTTTAGCGCTCATAGCGGTAAGTGGTAATTTAAGCATAAACGGGGCGCAGTGGCAAGCTCCATCGATGCCACCACATGTAGTACGAAATATCACTTGAGGGGCACGCTGCTGCTCCAATTTACGCGCTGGCGGGAGGGGCAATGCGCACGAGACCTGTCTGACCAACGACTGAATAAACCAGGTTGCCAAATCTTACTGGGACGATTAGCCTGGGATTACAAAATGAGGGGGACTCGATGGGTATCATCCGCTTAGCTCGAACCACAATGTGTCTCGGCGACTGTGGTAGggattttaattaataacaatgaCTCGAATCTTTTGAATCACTTCACTCTAAAGATTTGATCAATTATTTCCTCACTTTTTGTCAGCTTCAAAACATAACATAATTTGAGTTTCAGTAGCCTACAGTAGCTACATTATTTTAACCACAGTTGGTTATAAGTCAACATATTCATAGTCTGCACCTTTTTCTTCTCATTGAGATCATGATTAACTCACTTGACAAACTAAGTGAATAATAgtcagtaaataaacataaatgccCAAGTCTGTCTTTCGCGACTCATTGAGTTTGTTCTCAATAAAATGTCTCATTCTTTGTTGCTCTGAGTCTTGTTCAGACTTGTTCAGTGATTCGTACAGTAGTAGTTTAACCATTAAAATGCTCTTCACAAGCACTACTCGAAAGCTACATATTCATGCTATATCAGTCCTTTAGGACGGTCACTTGCATCTAAAGAAGACAGAAATATAAGTCAGCACTTGAAAGTGTACAAGAACGATTCATTAATGACTGAAACACCACTGCTGGGCTTGTCAAGGCCTGAGCCGCAGCGCTCTGATGCCTTCCAGCCTCAGCTGCTCAGTGCTCATTAAGCAAGCCCCAGATGTGGCCTCCAGAGGAAACCTGCCAGATGTAAACAATTCAACTCCATTTTCCCCTTAAAGGTTATTTCTCTGACATCAAATGAGGTTTCCCTCATTTTCAGGGAACATCGCTCATGTGAACAGGTGAGGGGTTCAGCCTTGAATGTCATGGTGTGTGATCTGGCTTCTAAACAGTGATCAGCCACAGGTTGCTACTGTGAGATAATGAATGTCACAGTGAACACATGAGAGGTCAGGTGCCTTTCTGAAGGGTGGGGCTCAGGGATCATGAGGGGAAACTTGTTCTAGGAAAAGTACTGCCTGTTCTCCTATGTTTGAAAGTAAGACATAGTAAATAGGTATTCTCATGTCAAACACTTAATGAAATGGGAAAGACTCATCTGAAACGCTGAATAGAACATACCCACTCATATCAGCCCAGTTTATCTATAATTTAAAGCTGCATAaatgtgaatacattttaaagagaccggaatctttttttctctcccatgtagttccaaaccttgATGAATTTCTTTTCATAAAGACAAAAgcagatattaaaaaaattattggggTTTTCTGCCCATTACAGTGTTaaaaacattgttcaaaataacttattttgtgttgcacagaagaaaaTAAGTCATACTGTAAGTACATACTGTACTGTAACAGTTGGATtcgttaaaaattattttatttattttgtaataaaatgttccTACATGTTTATTCTATAGCAGTCCTTTAAGACAGATAGTCTTTTGGTTTGAGCATCCTAACTAGCAACAGAAACATTGGCttaaccaatggtgtgagttcaCGGTGGGACTATCTGTTTCGCTGGCCAATGGCAGATGGAGGGAGTggtcaggaaacctgtttgacactctcttttttttgcaattcgATTCAGCCAGTGCCACATAAACCTCACCTTTAGTTAACGACTGCACATTTATGGATTacagttttgtttttagattagaAATGTATAGATTTAAGTAAGCGGTCAGTTTTAATATCTGAGCTCAACCCCTACAGGCTCCACAAGGCGTGAATGAGCCTGGATTCAATCAGTGTCTTACAAGTAATTTCTGTTTATTCTCACTAGGCAAACAGAAGTTTTGTTTACACGAGTGGCTGGGCCACTTGCAACACATTGTAGAGAACTTTAAGCCTACCTGCTTTATTCATTTATCTCCTGTGTCAAACTGTGTCAAACTTCAATTGTAAGAAAGCGGTGATATTTATGCAGACTAAATAATTACAGTAGTCCAGCATTTGTTACCAGAGAGAAGTCTGTAATTTCACTGGAAGATCCAGTTAATACATTCTGATtaaaaagtatgaagtcaaaaaatttgcatgaattaattgttcacaataagataaTTTAAGTGCCACTATTATGCCTTTCGAATATTACTTTCATGTGTCATATAGCAGTATGTGAACATGAAACTATTTCAGTGTGGTTTACATTATGTTGAGAAGATGCTGTATCCTATGCTGTGATAATAAATTAGTTTTATCACATCTTATAATTACCATAAACGTGGTAACACTTGACACTTACCACTAAGAAACATCCTGCTCCAGTCGTGCTTGTGAATCAGTCTCTTGTCGATCAGCCAGTTCAACCGTTTCATCATCAGACTCCGGCTCGAATTGGTAAGATACAATCGATACCATCTTTTCTATGTATTGACAAATCTACAGGGCTGTCATTCCGTCATGGCAATGGGCGTTTCATTTCTGACATGCGCTGTACGTGGTAGACCAATCCACAAAAGAACTGCgacatctgaccaatcacagaaGTGAGGGGTcatggaaaggaggggtttagagagattGATTCTGTGAACTGTACAAGTCGTTTACAAATAATTTAGaaattaggtcaaattaaatctattttttgagaaaactcatgtatttttttaacttgcatgcatgtaaacctgttttaggagactcataaaacaatattagcaaccataaaaatggcataataggggcattttttttcttagaaataaATAAGGTGAATTTAATTCTGAAAATGGTTCAGATCAGTGAAACACAAACAATATGTACCTGAAAAAGAAAGTTGTGCTAACTGTAGAAAACTTACTGCCACACTGTAATAGTTGTCTGTGATTTTCTGAATGGTTGAAAACTGGCAATTCCTTGTGTATTGTTAAATATATTGGAATATATTAACacaatatattcattatattttcgATGTGCAGTAAGTAATTTAATATATTGATTGTTAATATATaggaatatatttttatatagggtgttgctaggatgttctaaatggttgctaatgtgttctgggtggttgctagggcgttgcTAGGATGTTCTTAATGGTTGCCGGTGAATTCTGGGTGGCTGGGGTGTAGCACGAAATTTCTTATGTCCTCAAGTTTTTTGATATTCTGATCCTATAATATGAAATTTTTTATTGCCTGCCAGGAGAAAattgattgcttagaaaagtagcacacctctcctcaacaatCCACACAACTTGTCATGTCATTCATGTTCATAGCACAAACATGTGGGATGAGTTATGGGCTGGAAATGAAGTATGAGCAATAGTAGTTATGTTTTTCTTAGCAAGCACTACTAATCATCAATAATTGCTTTTATTTAAAGAGTAAGCATGCTGGTGATTAAAAGTTGACTCATTGATAGTTGTTTATTGAGAGGAAGTTGTTCAGATTAATTGTAGGCTCACTGAGTTAGTAACTCTGTTTAATTTCCAATTAAAAGTGGTATTTCTtgctaatatttttgtttaaataatgaattacatTCTGTGATGCCATGTCAGTCTTTACATAATGTAACTAGCTTGCTTATTTCAAAGTTGGTTCATTCATGTTAGAGATGTATCGTCTGTGTTGAAGGCTGGTCAGCTCATTGAGGCTTTCACTCACCTGTTTGCTGCATGCAAGCTGATTACAAGCAACAGTAATCGCTCTGCTAAAAGTGCTCTGTTTAATCATTATTGCTCACCCATTAGAAAACTGAGTAATCATTCACTGGCCTCCTCTGCTGCATGTTTCCTGCTTTTAACGCAGCCCTCATATCACAACAGAAGTCTTTAAGATTACATTGTAAGTCAACATCAACATTTTGCATTGATTGCAATTGTTTTGGTGGCAAGTCTTTTAGGAATGTTGGGATTGTGGAACATCTGTGCTGATCTGTCTGGCAGCAGGATTCAAGAAATATAGGTCACTCTCAAATTGTTTCTGCTGTTTCTTTGCCTcactggtctctctctctctctctctctctctctctctctctctctctctctctctctctctcagctcaggatgtaatacatttatgcaaagacACAGATGCACATACACTTGCGCTGCATCTTACTGACACAAAAGCAACACACAGAGtctcaaaaacaaaatcagaCACGCGCGTATGCTCAGATATACAGGTTGTGTTCCACTCACCCAGTGGT
It encodes:
- the LOC132133827 gene encoding E3 ubiquitin-protein ligase znrf1, with translation MGGKQSTTGRPRGAFPGVSTDDSAVPPSAHFGHYRPGGTMGLRSRSVSSVAGMGIDHSATVPFGFYTPRGTDSDRAGGGSGSDPAHSGNGYQETGGGHHTDGMLYLGSRASLADTLPLHIAPRWFSAHSGFKCPVCSKSVASNEMEVHFIMCLSKPRLSYNDDVLSRDAGECVICLEELQQGDTIARLPCLCIYHKSCIDSWFEINRSCPEHPSD